From Scomber scombrus chromosome 9, fScoSco1.1, whole genome shotgun sequence, one genomic window encodes:
- the LOC133986361 gene encoding arf-GAP with Rho-GAP domain, ANK repeat and PH domain-containing protein 3-like, which produces MLVVMAALDGSTPIETLLAAIHLERYLDTFRRAGLLLARDFTHLDHDALVSLGVAATGHRKRILRLVSYIQRTEAQRANQKAGTDLPRDRCQSVTERGHSAASRPEHFETLRNSSVPNLAAMLTNSESNRTVMKPVPKPRTVFNRRRTTPVHFCPNPDPAPPLPRRLSQESVSGICLTVIEGLNSGDTPAPANRLTSDLNQKSANRRASQEKLRASRSLSLTDSGGLLPPVPPRLNRVVSPATFQGSPPSSSSSSPVRTDQNQTPPVSSLTSSPSSLDNRRLSGSSPLGSPRGGGMEMVSNEIYWGTLPGSTAPSGGRSHCSQQSAPPTPPRQTPHRNLERNSGSTLSNNSSGSARASTDDPEEEISPYCETVFQTRRTPQMCESERNRLEGTKREDERHLEDHGSHKLSWTRRLSQALHSGDSQGYSTVGEAPPPLRSLTLPTHTFPSENEEDLIISPYASYTSLTERAPPIISGWLDKLSPQGNYVFQKRYVKFDGKNLMYFGSEKDIYPKGVVPLAAIQMARPAKDNKFEIVTSHRIFVFRADNEVLRRRWVSTLQEHVRDQLVFGRRRFGPGSHCQKHGGLELKGTKSKVYAAINTEQIWLYKSEQCFRNGIGITLIEARGSTIRDGKHKSFDLITPYKTFSFTAESDPEKPTGLLH; this is translated from the exons ATGTTGGTCGTCATGGCCGCGCTGGATGGAAGCACGCCGATTGAGACGCTGCTGGCAGCCATCCATCTGGAGAG GTACCTGGACACCTTCCGTAGAGCCGGTCTCCTATTGGCTAGAGACTTCACACACCTGGATCATGACGCCTTGGTCAGCCTGGGAGTAGCCGCCACAGGACACAGGAAGAGAATCCTACGATTGGTCAGTTACATTCAGAGGACAGAAGCTCAAAGAGCCAATCAGAAAGCAGGGACTGATCTCCCACGTGACCGCTGTCAGTCCGTGACGGAACGAGGTCACAGCGCCGCGTCAAGACCCGAACACTTCGAGACGTTAAGGAACAGTTCGGTGCCGAACCTCGCCGCCATGCTGACCAACTCTGAGTCCAACAGAACTGTGATGAAGCCGGTTCCCAAACCCAGAACCGTCTTCAACCGCCGCCGGACCACACCCGTCCACTTCTGCCCCAACCCCGACCCTGCACCGCCGCTGCCCAGGAGGCTCTCCCAGGAGTCTGTTTCTGGAATCTGTTTAACTGTTATCGAGGGTCTGAACTCAGGAGACACGCCAGCGCCTGCCAACaggttgacctctgacctcaacCAGAAGTCAGCCAACCGCAGAGCGAGCCAAGAGAAGCTGAGGGCGAGTCGCAGCTTGTCTCTAACGGACTCTGGTGGGTTGTTGCCTCCTGTTCCCCCGAGGCTGAACCGCGTAGTCTCTCCCGCCACATTCCAGGGTTCCCCaccttcttcgtcttcttcttcacctGTACGGACAGACCAGAACCAGACACCTCCTGTGTCTTCATTGACTTCCTCTCCCAGTAGTCTTGACAACAGGAGGCTCTCCGGTTCCTCGCCGTTGGGTTCACCCAGGGGAGGTGGCATGGAGATGGTCTCTAATGAGATCTACTGGGGCACTTTGCCTGGGTCTACTGCCCCCAGTGGAGGGAGGAGTCACTGCAGCCAGCAGTCAGCTCCTCCGACTCCTCCAAGACAAACTCCTCACAGGAACCTCGAGAGGAACAG tggcAGCACTTTAAGTAACAACTCCTCAGGTTCAGCCAGAG CTTCGACAGACGACCCAGAGGAGGAGATCAGCCCTTACTGTGAAACTGTCTTCCAAACCAGAAGGACTCCACAGATGTGTGAG AGTGAGAGAAACCGACTGGAAGGAACAAAGAGGGAGGACGAAAGACACCTAGAGGATCATGG gaGTCACAAGCTTTCCTGGACGAGGCGTTTGTCTCAGGCTCTTCACTCCGGAGACTCTCAGGGTTACAGCACCGTCGGTGAAGCTCCACCCCCCCTGCGCAGCCTCACCTTGCCCACCCACACCTTCCCATCAGAGAATGAAGAGGATCTGATCATCTCCCCCTACGCCAGCTACACCTCCCTGACCGAGAGAGCCCCGCCCATCATCAGTGGTTGGCTGGACAAGCTGTCACCGCAGGG gaaCTATGTTTTCCAGAAGCGCTATGTGAAGTTTGACGGTAAAAACTTGATGTACTTCGGCAGCGAGAAG GACATCTACCCTAAAGGAGTCGTCCCATTGGCTGCCATTCAGATGGCCCGCCCCGCCAAAGACAACAAATTCGAAATCGTGACGAGTCATAGGATCTTTGTCTTCAGGGCTGATAATgaag tgctgaGGCGCCGCTGGGTCTCCACGCTGCAGGAACACGTCAGAGATCAGCTGGTGTTTGGTCGGCGGCGTTTCGGTCCCGGGTCTCACTGTCAGAAACACGGAGGCCTCGAGCTGAAAGGAACCAAATCCAAAGTGTACGCGGCCATCAACACGGAGCAGATCTGGCTTTATAAGAGCGAACAG TGTTTTCGTAATGGAATCGGCATCACGCTGATCGAAGCTCGCGGATCGACGATCAGAGATGGAAAACACAAGAGCTTCGACCTCATCACGCCGTACAAAACCTTCag CTTCACGGCTGAGTCGGACCCGGAGAAGCCGACTGGC CTCCTCCACTAA